The nucleotide sequence cacaatcgccgggttCACAATATTACTAACTATTACTACGCACGCATTGCATTACAATCTATTGGTTacaaacaccaaaaagtggatattcttccacacgatctgcgaggcgcgttaaaagaacaaacaaccagttAAGACTatgaacttttgacagctgcgtggtgcacgttacgaagtggccactggtcATCTGGTAAACTGCGTGCGTACCTCTTccacgttcgatccgatcggtcgtgtgaaccacctcgttcatcacaaactggtacagaatggtcgtcttgtcggcgttgtccagtcccaccatgacaagcttgtgttctaaaacgaaacatgaagTAAATAATCATTAGCAagttacaataaacattagcgctacaacggggaattggaacatcaaacgaaaaccattttacggttggccatttcagtataatgttacgtttgacgatcagtgaatccatgtggcccacaaacgacgatcagTGTCGCTAAAAAACCAGATTAAACAAACTATAATTGCTCGCtggcggcattttttttttggggtatttgtcacgggttacgaacaccgcg is from Anopheles cruzii unplaced genomic scaffold, idAnoCruzAS_RS32_06 scaffold02880_ctg1, whole genome shotgun sequence and encodes:
- the LOC128276894 gene encoding uncharacterized protein LOC128276894 yields the protein MNGVLPFIWFWNEHLVCGDMFRISSNIIKVRRVLDDLELNENDVRSNCQGIQPTNWTKRTQACHGGTGQRRQDDHSVPVCDERGGSHDRSDRTWKRYARSLPDDQWPLRNVHHAAVKSS